A stretch of DNA from Natrinema halophilum:
TCGTGAGCGTCTTCGAGGTCGTCGTCGATCGGCGATGGACTCGTCGCAGGAGATGAACGAGAGGCGCCAGCTTTGGAATCCGGCAATGACGACTGACCGTGATCGGATGGGGGCGCCGTGGAACGAGGTTGCTGGCTGGAAGCCGACGCAGGCGTCTCGGGTTCGGTATCTCGCGCACGCACGTCTCCCTGGTTCTGGGTCGGTGGGGACGGTTCGGCGGCGGAATCGGGTCGGGTTGGGACCGTTTCGGAATTTCGTTTCGTAGTGGACGCCGAGGAACCGGCCTGCGTGCCGAGATTGTCAGTATCGGAACTCGTACCGGGTCTCTCGTCATCGGTCGACTGTTCTTCGGTCGGCTGTTCTTGGGTAGGCTGGGCGTCGGTCGACTGTTCTTCGGTCGGCTGGGCTTCCAGTTCCGTTCCCTGAACGGCGTCCGGATTGCCGTGACAACTGGGACAGAACGTCGTGCCATCTTGCTGGAACAGGGGATCACCGCAGGTTCCACAGTGGGCGTTGGTCATCGTCGCCCCCTTGAGCAACAGATCACTCATCCGCTGGGTCGCCTTTCG
This window harbors:
- a CDS encoding Sjogren's syndrome/scleroderma autoantigen 1 family protein — protein: MSNFDKEAEREKLREKYERDKEERKATQRMSDLLLKGATMTNAHCGTCGDPLFQQDGTTFCPSCHGNPDAVQGTELEAQPTEEQSTDAQPTQEQPTEEQSTDDERPGTSSDTDNLGTQAGSSASTTKRNSETVPTRPDSAAEPSPPTQNQGDVRARDTEPETPASASSQQPRSTAPPSDHGQSSLPDSKAGASRSSPATSPSPIDDDLEDAHDALVRTLEKFAEEAAVTDDPQYAKDCLEAAREASETLATLR